In Romboutsia lituseburensis, a genomic segment contains:
- a CDS encoding NADH peroxidase has product MKKFVCTVCGYIHEGDMAPEVCPVCKVGAEKFNEMSGEMVWADEHRIGVAQGIDEEIVEGLRANFVGECTEVGMYLAMSRQADREGYPEVAEAYQRIAFEEAEHAAKFAELLGEVVVADTKANLKARVEAEYGATEGKLKIAKRAKELGLDAIHDTVHEMCKDEARHGKAFLGLLERHFGKN; this is encoded by the coding sequence ATGAAAAAATTTGTTTGTACAGTATGTGGATATATACATGAAGGAGATATGGCACCAGAAGTTTGTCCAGTATGTAAAGTAGGAGCTGAAAAGTTCAATGAAATGAGTGGAGAAATGGTTTGGGCAGATGAACATAGAATAGGAGTAGCACAAGGAATAGATGAAGAAATAGTAGAAGGATTAAGAGCAAACTTTGTAGGAGAATGTACAGAAGTAGGGATGTATTTAGCGATGTCTCGTCAAGCCGATAGAGAAGGATATCCAGAAGTAGCAGAAGCTTATCAAAGAATAGCATTTGAAGAAGCAGAACATGCAGCAAAATTTGCAGAGTTATTAGGAGAAGTGGTAGTAGCAGATACAAAGGCTAATTTAAAGGCTAGAGTAGAAGCTGAGTATGGAGCAACAGAAGGAAAATTAAAAATAGCTAAGAGAGCTAAAGAATTAGGATTAGATGCAATACATGATACAGTACATGAAATGTGTAAAGATGAAGCAAGACATGGTAAAGCATTTTTAGGATTATTAGAAAGACACTTTGGTAAAAACTAA
- a CDS encoding ferritin family protein produces the protein MKKFVCKPCGWVYEGETVPEICPICKKGSDAFEEVKGEMNWADEHSIGVAQGVEEDILEGLRANFVGECTEVGMYLAMSRQADREGYPEVAEAYKRIAFEEAEHAAKFAELLGEVVVADTKANLKARVEAEYGATEGKLKIAKKAKALGLDAIHDTVHEMCKDEARHGKAFLGLLERYFGKN, from the coding sequence ATGAAAAAGTTTGTATGTAAACCATGTGGATGGGTATATGAAGGAGAAACAGTTCCAGAAATATGTCCAATATGTAAAAAAGGTTCAGATGCATTTGAAGAAGTAAAAGGAGAAATGAATTGGGCAGATGAACATAGTATAGGAGTAGCACAAGGGGTAGAGGAAGATATACTAGAGGGATTAAGAGCAAACTTTGTAGGCGAATGTACAGAGGTAGGAATGTATTTAGCGATGTCTCGTCAAGCAGATAGAGAAGGATATCCAGAAGTAGCAGAAGCATATAAAAGAATAGCATTTGAAGAAGCAGAACATGCAGCAAAATTTGCGGAGTTATTAGGAGAAGTAGTAGTAGCAGATACAAAAGCTAATTTAAAGGCTAGAGTAGAAGCTGAGTACGGAGCAACAGAAGGAAAATTAAAAATAGCTAAGAAAGCTAAGGCGTTAGGATTAGATGCAATACATGATACAGTACATGAAATGTGTAAAGATGAAGCAAGACATGGTAAAGCATTTTTAGGGTTATTAGAAAGATACTTTGGTAAAAATTAG
- the speD gene encoding adenosylmethionine decarboxylase, producing the protein MKFETLGRHILVEYYNCDEEILRNPRLIEEYMNDSALNAKATIVDSVFHHFNPWGVSGAVIIAESHLTIHTWPEYGYAAADFFTCGDIDPWKSFELLEELLKAEKSESTEIPRGLTTKIKKFAKKDLGKITHKPEAI; encoded by the coding sequence TTGAAGTTTGAGACATTAGGTAGACACATATTAGTAGAGTATTACAACTGTGATGAGGAGATATTAAGAAATCCAAGACTTATAGAAGAGTATATGAATGATTCAGCTTTAAATGCAAAGGCAACTATAGTTGATTCAGTTTTTCATCATTTTAACCCATGGGGAGTTTCTGGGGCAGTAATAATAGCAGAATCTCATTTAACAATACACACATGGCCAGAATATGGTTATGCAGCAGCGGACTTCTTTACTTGTGGAGATATAGATCCATGGAAAAGTTTTGAATTATTAGAAGAACTTTTAAAAGCAGAAAAGAGTGAATCTACAGAAATACCAAGAGGTTTAACTACAAAAATTAAAAAATTTGCAAAAAAAGATTTAGGTAAAATTACTCATAAGCCAGAAGCTATATAA
- a CDS encoding ABC transporter ATP-binding protein produces MAEVILKNICKSYSNGFNAVKDVNIDIQDKEFVVLVGPSGCGKSTTLRMIAGLEEISSGELYIGDKVVNEVDPKDRDIAMVFQNYALYPHLSVYDNMAFALKLRKLPKDEIDKKVKVAAKILDLEPLLDRKPKALSGGQRQRVALGRAIVRNPKVFLMDEPLSNLDAKLRTAMRTEITKLHKSLGTTFIYVTHDQVEAMTMADRIVVMKDGIVQQIATPQDVYDMPNNMFVAGFIGAPQMNFIEATLVEENGEIHAKNEVMNIALNKGECGALISKGYIGKEVVLGIRPEDIHIEDVFVENSLDSAFEATVELGELMGAEIYAYLKSGKSNITARFDGRYRMNIGDKLKLAMDKHRIHVFDKETQEAIR; encoded by the coding sequence ATGGCAGAGGTAATTTTAAAAAATATATGCAAATCATATTCAAACGGATTTAATGCAGTAAAAGATGTAAATATAGATATACAAGATAAAGAGTTCGTAGTTTTGGTTGGTCCATCAGGATGCGGAAAGTCAACAACTTTAAGAATGATAGCTGGACTTGAAGAAATTAGTTCTGGAGAACTATATATAGGTGATAAAGTAGTAAATGAAGTTGACCCTAAGGATAGAGATATAGCTATGGTTTTCCAAAACTATGCACTATATCCACATTTATCTGTATACGATAACATGGCATTTGCTTTAAAACTTAGAAAGCTTCCAAAAGATGAAATTGATAAAAAAGTTAAAGTAGCTGCAAAAATATTAGATTTAGAGCCATTACTAGATAGAAAACCAAAAGCTTTATCAGGTGGACAAAGACAAAGGGTTGCTCTTGGACGTGCTATAGTTAGAAATCCTAAAGTTTTCTTAATGGATGAACCATTATCTAACTTAGATGCTAAGCTTAGAACTGCCATGAGAACAGAAATAACTAAATTGCATAAATCTCTTGGAACTACTTTTATATACGTAACACATGATCAAGTTGAAGCTATGACTATGGCTGATAGAATAGTTGTAATGAAAGATGGTATAGTTCAACAAATAGCTACACCTCAAGATGTATATGATATGCCTAATAACATGTTTGTTGCTGGATTTATAGGCGCTCCTCAAATGAACTTTATTGAAGCTACTTTAGTTGAAGAAAATGGAGAAATTCACGCAAAAAATGAGGTTATGAATATAGCTTTAAACAAGGGGGAATGTGGCGCTTTAATATCTAAAGGATATATTGGTAAAGAGGTTGTTTTAGGTATAAGACCGGAGGATATACATATAGAAGATGTTTTCGTTGAAAATAGTTTAGATAGTGCATTTGAAGCAACAGTTGAACTTGGTGAACTTATGGGTGCTGAGATATACGCTTATCTAAAGTCTGGAAAGAGCAACATAACAGCTAGATTTGATGGTAGATATAGAATGAATATTGGTGATAAATTAAAGTTGGCTATGGATAAGCACAGAATACACGTATTCGATAAGGAAACGCAAGAGGCTATAAGATAA
- a CDS encoding glycoside hydrolase family 13 protein: MNKKWWKEAVAYQIYPRSFMDYNNDGIGDLKGVISKLDYLKDLGINVIWICPMYKSPNDDNGYDISDYQDIMEDFGDMNDFDALLYEVHKRDMKLIIDLVVNHTSDEHPWFIESKSSKDSPKRDWYIWREGKNDVEPNNWESIFKGPAWEYDENTNEYFLHLFSKKQPDLNWKNKNMRSAIYEMINWWLDKGIDGFRVDAISHINKEDGLLDLDNPDNLRYVPSFSKHMNVGGIHKYLKELKENTFDKYDIMTVGEANGVKAEEADLWVGEENGKFNMLFQFEHLDLWNSDNGKSFSIKNLKQIWNKWQTNLSNNGWNALYIENHDVTRIVSSWGNDKNYLNESSKALGLVYFMHKGTPFIYQGQEIGMTDVRYDTIDDYDDVRTKNQYIDLLESGINKEDALKLVASSSRDNTRTPMQWNDSLNAGFSKGNTWIKVNPNYIDINVEKQLNDENSILNFYKKMIKIRKESKCLIYGDYKLILENDDQIFAYKRILENEKFIVICNLSDRDALYEYENEFLEYRNLFISNYDVKEHENLNKVILRPWEARLYKLK, translated from the coding sequence ATGAATAAAAAGTGGTGGAAAGAAGCTGTTGCTTATCAAATATATCCTCGTAGCTTCATGGATTACAACAATGATGGTATAGGAGACCTAAAAGGGGTAATATCAAAATTAGATTATTTAAAAGACTTAGGTATTAATGTAATTTGGATTTGTCCTATGTATAAATCACCTAATGATGATAATGGTTATGATATAAGTGATTATCAAGATATAATGGAAGATTTCGGAGATATGAATGACTTTGATGCATTACTTTATGAGGTTCATAAAAGAGATATGAAGCTTATAATTGATTTAGTTGTAAATCATACAAGTGATGAACATCCATGGTTTATAGAATCTAAAAGCTCTAAAGATAGCCCTAAAAGAGATTGGTATATATGGAGAGAAGGCAAAAATGATGTAGAGCCTAATAACTGGGAGAGCATATTTAAAGGGCCAGCATGGGAGTATGATGAAAATACAAATGAATATTTTTTACACTTATTTAGTAAAAAACAGCCAGATCTAAATTGGAAAAATAAAAACATGAGAAGCGCTATATATGAGATGATAAATTGGTGGTTAGATAAAGGTATAGATGGATTTAGAGTAGATGCTATAAGTCATATAAACAAAGAAGATGGTTTACTAGATTTAGATAATCCAGATAATTTAAGATACGTTCCATCTTTTAGTAAACATATGAATGTAGGGGGGATTCATAAATACTTAAAAGAATTAAAAGAAAATACATTTGATAAATATGACATAATGACAGTAGGCGAAGCAAATGGAGTAAAAGCAGAAGAAGCAGATCTATGGGTAGGAGAAGAGAATGGAAAGTTTAATATGCTATTTCAATTTGAACATTTAGACTTATGGAACTCTGATAATGGAAAATCATTTAGTATAAAAAACCTAAAACAGATTTGGAATAAATGGCAAACTAATCTATCTAACAATGGCTGGAATGCTTTGTATATAGAAAATCATGATGTTACAAGAATAGTTTCATCTTGGGGAAATGATAAAAATTATTTAAATGAAAGTTCAAAAGCATTAGGGTTAGTTTACTTTATGCATAAAGGTACTCCATTTATATACCAAGGTCAAGAGATTGGTATGACTGATGTTAGGTATGATACAATAGATGACTATGATGATGTCAGAACTAAAAATCAATATATTGATCTATTAGAGTCAGGCATTAATAAAGAAGATGCACTAAAGTTAGTTGCATCAAGTTCTAGGGATAATACAAGAACACCTATGCAGTGGAATGACAGTTTGAATGCTGGTTTTAGTAAAGGTAATACATGGATAAAAGTAAATCCAAATTATATAGATATAAACGTAGAAAAACAGTTAAATGATGAAAATTCTATACTTAATTTTTATAAAAAAATGATAAAAATAAGAAAAGAAAGTAAGTGTCTAATATATGGGGACTATAAATTAATATTAGAAAATGATGATCAAATTTTTGCGTATAAGAGAATATTAGAAAATGAAAAATTTATAGTGATTTGCAATTTAAGCGATAGAGATGCGTTATATGAATATGAGAATGAGTTTTTAGAGTATAGAAATTTATTCATTTCAAACTATGATGTTAAAGAACATGAAAATCTAAATAAAGTAATTTTAAGGCCTTGGGAAGCTAGGCTTTATAAACTTAAATAA
- the speB gene encoding agmatinase produces MKNNNFFNMSKFMGMDSSYDTADLVVYGVGFDGTTSNRPGTRFASSAMRNEFYGLETYSPILDLDLEDFNICDIGDLDLSIGNTDIVLDEIYTATKGIVNDNKIPFMIGGEHLVTLPAFKAVYEKYNDIYVLHFDAHTDLRERYNNNNNSHATVIKRVWDIIGDNKIFQFGIRSGTKEEFDFALNQKHTYMEVGSITTFKKIIESLADKNIYLTIDLDVLDPSIFPGTGTPEPGGITYKELENTFKILKQYNINIVGCDIVELSPDYDNTKVSTITACKILRELSLVICNNKS; encoded by the coding sequence ATGAAAAATAATAATTTTTTCAACATGAGTAAATTTATGGGAATGGACAGTTCTTATGATACTGCTGATTTAGTAGTATATGGTGTAGGATTTGATGGAACTACTTCAAATAGACCTGGTACAAGATTTGCAAGTAGTGCAATGAGAAATGAGTTTTATGGTCTTGAAACTTATAGTCCAATTCTTGATTTAGATTTAGAAGATTTCAATATATGTGATATTGGAGACTTAGATTTAAGTATTGGAAATACAGATATAGTTTTAGATGAAATATATACTGCAACTAAAGGTATTGTCAATGATAATAAAATACCATTTATGATAGGCGGGGAACATTTAGTTACTTTACCAGCATTTAAAGCTGTTTATGAAAAATATAATGATATATATGTACTTCACTTTGATGCTCATACAGATTTAAGAGAAAGATATAATAATAATAATAATTCTCATGCTACTGTTATAAAAAGAGTATGGGATATTATAGGAGATAATAAAATATTCCAATTTGGTATTAGGTCAGGAACTAAAGAAGAATTTGATTTTGCATTAAATCAAAAACACACATACATGGAAGTTGGAAGTATTACAACATTTAAAAAAATAATAGAATCTCTAGCAGATAAGAATATTTATTTAACGATAGACTTAGATGTATTAGATCCTTCTATTTTTCCAGGTACAGGAACTCCAGAACCTGGTGGAATAACATATAAAGAACTAGAGAATACATTTAAAATACTAAAGCAATACAATATAAATATAGTTGGATGTGATATAGTTGAATTAAGTCCTGATTATGATAATACAAAAGTATCCACTATAACTGCATGTAAGATACTTCGAGAATTAAGTCTAGTTATATGTAATAATAAAAGTTAA
- a CDS encoding YhgE/Pip domain-containing protein, whose amino-acid sequence MENIFKIYKRDLKDILSNKVLLVIIGGLAILPSFYAWFNIKASWDPYGNTGNISVAVVNKDKGTELRGNKINIGDQLIEKLKDNKNLGWKFVDEQTALDGVNKGTYYAAIEIPENFSKDLTSLISNDVKKGKIIYTVNDKINAIAPKITDKGASTIQNEVNQTVVKTVSEVVFEVFNELGIEIENQLPKLANLENDLVEVQSKFKDIENTVALASDVAYKVEDVVKSLQKDVPLIQDTITNSKKLASDLKIFLQDSKGTLDKITPVIKNDLQILSQLSYNVSSSVSNIIDAINKGAENTPELIDSLSAKLSALSNNANTVLEFLKNLNNIAPNNPLQGPIDQLESVIGKLNISMDTLNSIKGQITNGQTPSLDMLNKLLQITTDINKISSGLLNNFDSQIALPINNLFNNSFKIANDVIAILEKAEQKLPAVNDILSSTVTLSKSAQDNLKYIQKKLPAAKSVVDELVDAMHKINNGDDINELVSLLKNDAIKHSNFLKQPVDIVSKKLYPMPNYGTSMTPFYSVLSLWVGVLLLMSLLSTDVHGNDYKAYEIYFGRGLTFLTIALVQAFILSTGDMLLLGVEVLHPMLFIVLSLFTSIVFTAIVYSFVSMFGNVGKAIGVVLLVIQVAASGGTFPIQVTPKFFQIVNPFLPFTYAISASREAIAGIYQPNLIKDILLLVVFMIIPIVFTVFLKEPINKATAGLKAKFNESDLTGH is encoded by the coding sequence TTGGAAAATATATTCAAAATATACAAAAGAGATTTGAAAGATATATTATCAAATAAAGTATTATTAGTTATTATTGGAGGTCTTGCTATTTTACCATCATTTTATGCATGGTTTAATATCAAAGCATCATGGGATCCATATGGTAACACCGGTAATATATCTGTTGCTGTCGTAAATAAAGATAAGGGTACTGAGCTTAGAGGTAATAAAATAAATATTGGAGATCAGCTTATCGAAAAGCTTAAAGATAACAAAAATCTAGGATGGAAATTTGTAGATGAACAAACTGCATTAGATGGAGTTAATAAAGGTACATATTATGCTGCAATAGAAATCCCCGAAAACTTTTCTAAAGATTTAACATCTTTAATTAGTAATGATGTAAAAAAAGGTAAAATCATTTACACTGTAAACGATAAAATTAATGCTATCGCTCCTAAAATAACAGATAAAGGTGCTTCAACTATTCAAAATGAAGTTAATCAAACTGTTGTTAAAACAGTAAGTGAAGTTGTATTTGAAGTATTTAATGAATTAGGAATAGAAATAGAAAATCAATTACCTAAATTGGCTAATTTAGAAAATGATTTAGTTGAAGTTCAATCTAAATTCAAAGATATAGAAAATACAGTAGCATTAGCTTCTGATGTAGCTTATAAAGTTGAAGATGTTGTTAAGTCTTTACAAAAGGATGTTCCTTTAATACAAGATACAATAACTAATTCTAAAAAACTAGCATCAGATTTAAAAATATTTTTACAAGATAGTAAGGGAACTTTAGATAAAATTACACCCGTTATAAAAAATGACTTACAAATTTTATCTCAATTGTCTTATAATGTATCTTCAAGTGTTTCTAATATAATAGATGCTATAAACAAAGGTGCTGAAAATACGCCTGAACTTATAGATAGTCTCTCAGCTAAATTGTCTGCATTATCAAATAATGCTAACACTGTATTAGAATTTTTAAAAAATTTAAATAATATTGCTCCAAATAATCCTTTACAAGGACCAATTGATCAATTAGAATCTGTAATTGGAAAATTGAATATTTCTATGGATACTTTAAATAGTATTAAAGGTCAAATTACAAATGGCCAAACACCATCATTAGATATGTTAAATAAGCTTTTACAAATTACTACAGATATTAACAAAATATCTAGTGGATTATTAAATAATTTTGACTCTCAAATAGCTTTACCTATAAATAATTTATTTAATAATAGTTTCAAAATTGCAAATGATGTTATTGCTATACTTGAAAAAGCTGAGCAAAAACTTCCCGCAGTAAATGATATTTTAAGTTCTACAGTAACTTTATCTAAAAGCGCTCAAGATAACTTAAAATATATACAAAAAAAATTACCTGCTGCAAAATCAGTTGTTGACGAATTAGTTGACGCTATGCACAAAATAAATAATGGTGATGATATAAATGAACTGGTTTCTTTATTAAAAAATGATGCTATAAAACATTCTAATTTCTTAAAGCAACCAGTAGATATAGTTAGTAAAAAATTATATCCTATGCCAAACTATGGTACATCAATGACTCCATTCTATAGTGTTTTATCTTTATGGGTTGGTGTATTACTACTTATGTCATTACTTTCTACTGATGTACATGGAAATGATTATAAGGCATATGAAATTTATTTTGGTAGAGGACTTACGTTCTTAACTATCGCCTTAGTGCAGGCATTTATACTTAGTACAGGTGATATGTTATTATTAGGTGTTGAAGTACTACATCCTATGCTATTTATAGTTTTATCTTTATTTACAAGTATAGTATTTACGGCCATAGTATACTCATTTGTTTCTATGTTTGGAAATGTTGGAAAAGCAATTGGAGTTGTATTACTAGTTATACAAGTAGCTGCATCTGGAGGTACATTCCCTATACAGGTTACTCCAAAATTCTTCCAAATTGTTAATCCATTTTTACCTTTCACTTATGCGATATCTGCATCACGTGAAGCTATTGCCGGTATATATCAACCTAATCTAATAAAAGATATACTTCTATTAGTTGTATTTATGATTATACCAATTGTATTTACTGTATTCCTTAAAGAACCTATAAACAAGGCTACAGCTGGACTTAAGGCTAAATTTAATGAAAGTGATTTAACTGGTCATTAA
- a CDS encoding PucR family transcriptional regulator, whose amino-acid sequence MQNLIEFFENETNKKINIFKYSNQKLKSNQKLVNFNNDIYVIDIQEKFIFDNPNGYFYIIYQQNLDFENLKRVLDNLYDDIEIFEYEKFALLNSSNELDINFSTPGIIESETYTNTLITYIGKINSIEIFNTRISIFKDVIPFLNNSSSVHKFINLNDLAIHKAITLISSEKSFCSLIDFQSIKTMDKNLLHTGISFIENDLNISKTSSYLFLHRNTLIYRLEKIKEILGLDIKTFKDAFIFYISIKSYFISKS is encoded by the coding sequence ATGCAAAATTTGATAGAATTCTTTGAAAATGAAACAAATAAAAAAATAAATATATTTAAATACTCAAATCAAAAACTAAAATCAAATCAAAAACTTGTAAATTTTAATAATGATATATATGTTATTGATATACAAGAGAAATTTATCTTTGATAATCCTAATGGTTATTTTTATATTATATATCAGCAAAATTTAGATTTTGAAAATCTAAAAAGAGTGCTAGATAATTTATATGATGATATAGAAATATTTGAATATGAAAAATTTGCATTACTTAATTCTTCTAACGAATTAGATATTAACTTTTCAACACCTGGAATAATCGAGTCTGAAACTTATACAAATACATTAATTACTTATATAGGTAAAATAAATTCTATTGAGATATTTAATACACGTATTTCTATTTTTAAAGATGTTATTCCATTTTTGAATAACAGCTCAAGTGTACATAAATTTATAAATTTAAATGATTTAGCTATACATAAGGCTATAACTTTAATAAGTAGTGAAAAATCATTTTGTAGCTTAATCGATTTTCAAAGTATAAAAACTATGGATAAAAATTTATTGCATACAGGAATAAGTTTTATAGAAAATGACTTAAATATTTCTAAAACTTCATCCTATTTATTCTTACATCGCAATACTCTTATATATAGATTAGAAAAAATCAAAGAAATATTAGGCTTAGATATAAAAACTTTCAAAGATGCTTTTATATTTTATATAAGTATAAAATCTTATTTTATATCTAAATCTTAA
- the speE gene encoding polyamine aminopropyltransferase, translating to MELWYTEEWTENVRFSIKVDKHLFSDKSQFQQVDVFESKELGKFLTLDGLMMVNYKDEFIYHDMIVHVPMATNMNIKNVLVIGGGDGGTVRELTRYPKIEKIDMVEIDKMVVDVSKQYIDICACKLDDNRVNLYYEDGVEFVKHSEDKSYDLIIVDSTDPIGPGEGLFSVDFYKDCYRILGDDGILVNQNESPYFDFNAKEMKRANEKITNLFPITKVYQAHIPTYPSGHWLFGFASKKFDPIKDQNREKWESLNLKTKYYNSDLHYGAFMLPQYVKDMLNEK from the coding sequence ATGGAATTATGGTATACAGAAGAGTGGACAGAAAATGTACGTTTTTCAATAAAAGTAGATAAACATCTTTTTAGTGATAAATCTCAATTTCAACAAGTAGATGTTTTTGAAAGCAAAGAACTTGGAAAGTTTTTAACGCTAGATGGATTAATGATGGTAAACTATAAAGATGAATTTATATATCATGATATGATAGTTCATGTTCCTATGGCTACAAATATGAATATAAAAAATGTACTAGTTATAGGCGGTGGAGATGGAGGAACAGTAAGAGAGCTTACTAGATATCCTAAAATTGAAAAAATAGATATGGTTGAGATAGATAAAATGGTTGTAGATGTATCAAAACAATATATAGATATATGTGCATGTAAGTTAGATGACAATAGAGTGAACTTATACTATGAAGATGGTGTTGAATTTGTTAAGCATAGTGAAGATAAATCATATGATTTAATAATAGTAGACTCTACAGATCCAATAGGTCCAGGGGAAGGTCTTTTCTCTGTAGATTTCTATAAAGATTGTTATAGAATATTAGGAGATGATGGTATACTTGTAAATCAAAATGAAAGTCCATATTTTGATTTTAATGCAAAAGAAATGAAAAGAGCAAATGAAAAGATAACTAATTTATTCCCAATAACAAAAGTTTACCAAGCTCATATACCAACATATCCATCAGGACATTGGTTATTTGGGTTTGCATCTAAAAAGTTTGATCCTATAAAAGACCAAAACAGAGAAAAATGGGAAAGTTTAAATTTAAAAACTAAGTACTATAATAGTGATTTACACTATGGTGCGTTTATGTTACCTCAATATGTAAAGGATATGTTAAATGAAAAATAA
- a CDS encoding NADH peroxidase, with product MKRFVCTVCGYIHEGEQPPSKCPVCGVGPEKFDEMKGELTWADEHRIGIAQGLDEELVEGLRANFVGECTEVGMYLAMARQADREGYPEVAEAYIRIAYEEAEHAAKFAELLGEVVAPCTKTNLKARVEAEYGAAEGKLKLGKKAKELGIDAVHDTVHEMCKDEARHGKAFLGLLNRYFEK from the coding sequence ATGAAAAGATTTGTATGTACAGTATGTGGATATATACATGAAGGTGAACAACCACCTTCAAAATGTCCAGTATGTGGAGTAGGACCAGAAAAGTTTGATGAAATGAAAGGCGAATTAACTTGGGCAGATGAACATAGAATAGGAATAGCTCAAGGCCTAGATGAAGAATTAGTAGAAGGCTTAAGAGCAAACTTTGTAGGTGAGTGTACAGAGGTTGGAATGTATTTAGCGATGGCTCGTCAAGCAGATAGAGAAGGATATCCAGAAGTAGCAGAAGCATATATAAGAATTGCTTATGAAGAGGCAGAGCATGCAGCAAAATTTGCTGAATTATTAGGTGAGGTAGTTGCACCTTGCACAAAAACAAACTTAAAGGCGAGAGTAGAAGCAGAGTATGGTGCAGCAGAAGGAAAACTTAAGTTAGGGAAAAAAGCAAAAGAGTTAGGTATAGATGCAGTACATGATACAGTACATGAAATGTGCAAAGATGAAGCAAGACATGGAAAAGCATTTTTAGGATTACTAAACAGATATTTTGAAAAATAA
- a CDS encoding manganese efflux pump MntP family protein, whose protein sequence is MNLVSVLLTAFALSMDAFAVSVTKGMILKKINYSISCKIAIFFGFFQGVMPLIGWCLGIQFESYIKSFDHWIAFILLSFIGLKMIFDSKDDKSENNSFNLNNKELLILSIATSIDALAIGVSFAFLNVNIIPICISIAIITFSMCFLGVLIGKKIGSIFKTYAQILGGVLLILIGLNILNDHTGIISNIL, encoded by the coding sequence ATGAATTTAGTGAGTGTATTACTTACAGCTTTCGCACTTTCTATGGACGCTTTTGCAGTTTCCGTTACAAAAGGTATGATCTTAAAAAAAATTAATTACTCAATATCTTGTAAAATAGCAATATTTTTTGGTTTCTTTCAAGGTGTTATGCCTTTAATTGGTTGGTGCCTTGGTATACAATTTGAATCATATATAAAATCATTTGACCATTGGATTGCTTTTATCCTTTTAAGCTTTATTGGATTAAAAATGATTTTTGATTCTAAGGATGATAAATCAGAAAATAATTCTTTTAATTTAAATAATAAGGAACTTTTAATTTTATCAATTGCAACTAGTATTGACGCCTTAGCTATTGGAGTAAGTTTTGCATTTTTAAATGTTAATATTATTCCTATATGCATATCTATAGCAATTATAACTTTTTCTATGTGTTTTCTAGGAGTTTTAATAGGAAAGAAAATCGGAAGTATATTCAAAACTTATGCTCAAATATTAGGTGGTGTTCTTCTTATTTTGATAGGGTTAAATATATTAAATGATCACACTGGAATAATATCTAATATATTATAA